In the Colletotrichum higginsianum IMI 349063 chromosome 7 map unlocalized unitig_7, whole genome shotgun sequence genome, one interval contains:
- a CDS encoding fungal specific transcription factor domain-containing protein yields MAASSHNPYPRSPNPSTRSYDSSSVSSATSPRQPAQYIPRGLMNTGSRTAAVPPPQPIGIPPPLPPVNQNQNQNQNAFTPYTPVTAGSMMGRDSLPSADSVASTPGPSTASLPPISQAQKRAYRQRRKDPSCDACRERKVKCDATETTSCSECSSRNVKCQFTKETNRRMSSIKQVQDLEKQMERLRRDNSNMRRLLQERDGGGGGGGSSGSGSGAMDIDTESLGLGLGLDQLPLLQLPEIGSDPKRRKRPAPIHDLARARSNMRIFSRGIWKAPSQYHRQPSLTTPLFDPQRPDLPPRQTTDQLLHAYYGAAHTMFPILHWPTFQTGVDDLYRIGSARSVQPAWLSTFFAALALGSLFSQDPPTHRAYRAAELLEVARGMIDPWNNDYVLDNVRALVLVTLCLNEMNQRSAAWTWLGTAVRAGQDLGLYSESGPWPVVEGEMRRRVWWTIYILDRSLALDLGRPVLIDDADCDVSLPAGVDDHYIHEGGIMVPPGREPLNHSLLALINVIRSYSSLIKTLAAPFVVPTRLATFDQHFVTCLRAFPSVCDTSSRGPISPHLLTPFAYLLHARLVLHRHNLSPNCPPDARLAAMEQCTHTALETASLLSRTAPNLADGATALLTTHAFRCTLFLLLAGYWDHATTCLRTLASIDGRRDVATPCGRFLAFFVSALGTKRGEYAAYAARGTPPKPFAPPPPPSAPLSQGRQGPATLQDALLQDEELLAYVSADLQAAPESAWIWAGGEREAAAILSPTSPGSIITAQGGGGGGGGASSGLFSVEQRTGLSEDEIKDWGGWERLEAAVRGLATGNATTTTTPTPTSATWSALPAGIKTEGTPTLPSIMTAAEGGSNDSPTASTKGRPQDRLSIANII; encoded by the coding sequence ATGGCCGCGTCGTCGCACAACCCGTATCCGCGATCTCCCAACCCTTCAACGAGGTCGTACGActcgtcgtccgtctctTCGGCAACCTCCCCCAGACAACCTGCCCAGTACATACCGCGCGGGCTGATGAACACCGGGTCGAGGACAGCAGCGGTGCCGCCCCCTCAGCCTATCGGCATCCCCCCTCCGCTACCGCCGGtcaaccagaaccagaaccagaaccagaacgCCTTTACGCCATACACGCCCGTGACGGCCGGCTCGATGATGGGCCGCGACTCACTACCCTCAGCCGACTCGGTGGCGAGCACGCCCGGcccgtcaacggcgtcgctgccgcccatCTCCCAGGCCCAGAAGAGGGCGTACCggcagaggaggaaggaTCCGAGCTGCGACGCGTGCCGCGAAAGAAAGGTCAAGTGCGACGCCACCGAGACGACCAGCTGCTCCGAGTGCTCCAGCCGCAACGTCAAGTGCCAGTTCACCAAGGAGACGAACCGGCGCATGTCGTCCATCAAGCAGGTGCAGGATCTCGAGAAGCAGATGGAGCGCCTGAGACGGGACAACAGCAACATGAGGCGCCTGCTCCAGGAAAgggacggcggtggcggcggcggcggcagcagcggcagcggcagcggtgcCATGGACATCGACACGGAaagcctcggcctcggtctcggcctcgatcaGCTTCCCCTTCTCCAGCTGCCGGAGATCGGCTCCGATCCCAAGCGGAGGAAACGGCCAGCCCCTATCCACGACCTGGCCCGGGCGAGGTCCAACATGCGCATCTTCTCCCGCGGCATCTGGAAAGCGCCCTCTCAGTACCACCGCCAGCCGTCGTTGACGACGCCGCTCTTCGACCCCCAGAGACCCGACTTGCCCCCGAGGCAGACGACGGACCAGCTCCTCCACGCGTACTACGGCGCCGCCCACACCATGTTCCCCATCCTCCACTGGCCGACGTTCCAgacgggcgtcgacgacctctACCGGATCGGCAGCGCCAGGTCGGTGCAGCCGGCGTGGCTGTCGACCTTCTtcgcggccctcgccctcggcagcCTCTTCAGCCAGGACCCCCCGACTCACCGGGCCTATCGGGcggccgagctgctcgaggtcgcccgGGGCATGATCGACCCCTGGAACAACGACTACGTGCTCGACAACGTGCGCGCGTTGGTGCTCGTCACGCTGTGCCTCAACGAGATGAACCAGCGGTCCGCCGCCTGGACGTGGCTCGGCaccgccgtccgcgccggGCAGGACCTCGGGCTGTACTCCGAGTCCGGCCCGtggcccgtcgtcgagggcgagatgCGCCGCCGCGTGTGGTGGACCATCTACATCCTCGACCGGAGCCTGGCCCTCGACCTGGGCCGCCCCGTGCTaatcgacgacgccgactgCGACGTCTCGCtgcccgccggcgtcgacgaccacTACATCCACGAGGGCGGCATCATGGTCCCCCCCGGCCGCGAGCCCCTGAACCACTCCCTCCTGGCCCTGATCAACGTCATCAGGTCCTACTCGTCCCTCATCAAGACGCTGGCCGCCCCCTTCGTGGTGCCCACGAGGCTCGCCACTTTTGACCAGCACTTCGTCACCTGCCTACGAGCCTTTCCCTCCGTCTGCGACACCTCCAGCAGGGGCCCGATATCTCCTCACCTCCTGACCCCCTTTGCCTACCTACTCCACGCCCGCCTCGTCTTACACCGCCATAACCTCTCGCCCAACTGCCCGCCCGACGCTCGCCTCGCCGCCATGGAGCAGTGTACGCACACGGCCCTCGAGACGGCCTCGCTCCTTTCCCGCACGGCCCCgaacctcgccgacggcgccacCGCCCTCCTCACCACGCACGCCTTCCGCTGcaccctcttcctcctcctggcGGGTTACTGGGACCACGCCACGACTTGCCTGCGCACCCTCGCCTCCATCGACGGGAGACGCGACGTTGCCACTCCCTGCGGCCgcttcctcgccttcttcgtgTCCGCTCTCGGCACAAAACGCGGCGAGTACGCCGCCTACGCCGCCAGAGGGACGCCCCCGAAGCCCTTcgcaccgcctcctcctccttctgctCCTCTGTCCCAGGGCCGCCAGGGCCCGGCGACGCTCCAGGATGCCCTCCTgcaggacgaggagctctTGGCCTATGTCAGCGCCGACCTGCAAGCGGCACCTGAGTCCGCCTGGATCTGGGCTGGTGGCgagcgcgaggccgccgccatcctgtCCCCGACCTCTCCGGGCTCCATCATCACGGcacaaggcggcggcggcggcggtggcggcgccagcagcggcCTGTTCAGCGTTGAGCAGCGGACGGGTCtcagcgaggacgagatcaaggattggggcggctgggagcgcctcgaggcggccgtcCGAGGGCTGGCGACCGGGaacgcgacgacgacgacgacgcccacGCCGACGTCCGCGACGTGGTCCGCTCTGCCGGCCGGCATCAAGACCGAGGGCACGCCGACGCTGCCCAGCATCAtgacggccgccgaggggGGCAGCAACGACAGCCCGACTGCGAGCACAAAGGGCCGGCCCCAGGACAGGTTGAGCATTGCAAATATTATCTAG
- a CDS encoding Hormone-sensitive lipase, whose amino-acid sequence MIDHVLGRPSVKSRRLQVLAVLAFWSAYIFRGHPHGPPVIRFLSKLTTKRLTTWQTVVITMIYLYAARHFSTLVGLASPEPMANMYDATYFRATWILTALDAGFWTAMKIRAKWLRDLASIVFSVFYMFAAEKADEKVRKVRGMLTVEHLRVSWDKGTTPYLRFFQGLMRPRFSRWPPRAIRIPRPAGSDYKEPVSAWLYFDGPLTDLARHNRIVLDIPGGGFVAMDPRCNDDKLFAWASKTGMPVLSLDYKKAPEFPYPYALNECFDVYTTLIRSKGRCIGMSGRETPRVVLTGDSAGGNLATATTLMIVERTSVPMRRYSSTGDLPLPDGLVLFYPALDMNIGNWMSDEQMSLMKDRRLRSTNQSIIRRKSAQYNDLIGTPHQTDDEDDGSNKQSTELTAKEVEIASQQALASPHPEYSHGGPQGPSNSQFSTADAKRKQSTSHHSEPLRTRLAMSSMISYFNDRVLTPEMMRAMIILYIGPHNRPDFSKDYLLSPVLTPDSLLARFPKVYFLTGERDPLVDDTVIFSARLRKVKESMFDQARSERSDFGDGLEPVFNPKDVAEVMLIPGISHGFLQFPTVYPPAWRHFERSAEWITEIFASADAVHERESRGRRRAGGPVTNGNTEGRHHTRAESSGDEDRPLEIGMTRANRRNTLTQEPQPMDESESIVEKAETGGKKKNGRARAATKSASASLVKLKSTDDLLGRRMQGLAGGLTGVGGQE is encoded by the exons ATGATCGACCACGTCTTGGGAAGGCCGTCGGTCAAGtcgcgccgcctccaagtGCTGGCGGTGCTGGCTTTCTGGTCAGCATACATCTTCCG AGGACATCCCCATGGCCCGCCCGTGATCCGTTTCCTCTCGAAGCTGACGACCAAGCGCCTCACTACATGGCAGACGGTCGTCATCACAATGATCTATCTCTACGCAGCTCGGCACTTCAGCACTCTTGTCGGCCTTGCGAGCCCCGAACCCATGGCCAACATGTACGATGCCACCTACTTTCGCGCCACATGGATATTGACCGCCTTGGATGCCGGCTTCTGGACCGCCATGAAGATTCGCGCAAAGTGGCTGCGCGACCTCGccagcatcgtcttctccgtTTTCTATATgttcgccgccgagaaggccgatGAGAAAGTGCGCAAGGTGCGCGGCATGTTGACCGTCGAGCACCTGCGCGTGTCGTGGGATAAGGGAACGACACCTTACCTGCGCTTCTTCCAAGGCCTCATGCGACCCCGCTTCTCCCGCTGGCCGCCACGCGCCATCCGTATCCCGCGACCTGCGGGCAGTGATTACAAGGAGCCCGTGTCGGCTTGGCTCTATTTCGATGGCCCCTTGACGGATCTCGCCCGGCACAACAGGATCGTACTGGATATCCCCGGCGGTGGCTTCGTAGCCATGGACCCTCGCTGCAATGACGACAAGTTATTCGCTTGGGCGTCCAAGACGGGAATGCCTGTTCTGAGTCTGGATTATAAAAAGGCCCCCGAGTTCCCATACCCCTATGCCTTAAACGAGTGTTTCGATGTGTACACCACCCTTATCCGTAGCAAGGGAAGATGCATCGGCATGTCCGGGAGAGAGACGCCCAGGGTCGTCCTGACGGGCGACAGTGCCGGCGGCAAcctggcgacggcgacaacctTAATGATCGTCGAGCGAACCTCGGTCCCTATGCGCCGCTACTCGAGCACGGGAGATCTGCCGCTGCCGGATGGCCTGGTTCTCTTCTACCCGGCACTCGACATGAACATTGGAAACTGGATGTCAGACGAGCAAATGTCGCTGATGAAGGACAGAAGGCTGAGGAGCACCAACCAGTCCATCATTAGAAGGAAGAGCGCGCAGTACAATGACCTGATCGGCACACCCCACCAAacagatgacgaggacgatggctCGAATAAGCAATCTACGGAATTGACCgccaaggaggtcgagaTTGCGTCACAACAGGCCCTGGCCAGCCCCCATCCCGAATACTCGCATGGCGGCCCTCAAGGGCCTTCCAACTCGCAGTTCTCgaccgccgacgccaagcGCAAGCAGAGCACTTCCCACCACTCGGAGCCCCTGCGAACCCGCCTCGCCATGTCCTCCATGATCTCTTACTTCAACGATCGCGTGCTCACCCCCGAGATGATGCGCGCCATGATCATCCTCTACATTGGCCCCCACAACCGCCCCGACTTCAGCAAAGACTACCTTCTCTCCCCCGTCCTGACCCCCGACTCTCTCCTCGCCCGCTTCCCCAAGGTTTACTTCCTGACGGGCGAGCGGGAcccgctcgtcgacgatACCGTCATATTCTCCGCGCGTCTGCGCAAGGTCAAAGAGTCCATGTTCGACCAAGCCCGTTCTGAGCGCTCCGACTttggcgacggcctcgaacCTGTTTTCAATCCCaaggacgtcgccgaggtgaTGCTTATCCCCGGTATCTCTCACGGCTTCTTGCAGTTCCCCACCGTCTACCCGCCGGCGTGGCGGCACTTTGAGAGGTCCGCCGAGTGGATCACGGAGATCTTTGcctccgccgacgccgttCACGAGCGCGAGAGCCgtggacgccgacgagccgGCGGGCCCGTCACAAATGGCAACACCGAAGGCCGTCACCACACCCGTGCCGAGTCGAGCGGTGACGAGGATCGTCCGTTGGAGATTGGCATGACAAGGGCTAATCGGAGGAACACGCTGACTCAGGAGCCGCAGCCCATGGACGAGAGCGAGTCTATTGTAGAGAAAGCCGAAACAggcggcaagaagaagaacggccGGGCCAGAGCCGCGACCAAGAGCGCTAGTGCGAGCCTGGTGAAGCTCAAGAGCACAGATGACCTGCTCGGCAGGAGGATGCAAGGGCTTGCCGGCGGTCTCACGGGCGTAGGGGGGCAAGAGTGA
- a CDS encoding HET domain-containing protein: MALFEYEPLDLGVKSFRLLMLHPGAGGEVACDIFQASLEAEDIIPYEALSYAWGSNDLSESITVNRRRLPITKSLFHAMNHLRRDAGRILWVDAVCIDQSNVVERGHQVGQMGDVYREAEQVLIWLGPSSYETKILMDFLRALYRDSSRQKDAGDLSQAQENWLSAQQDAGIGRAALDDIRRQALTSLLEEPWFTRVWILQEVSHARAASVCCGRWTAPAHMLLSAATLVGVDPSPQCRAVLDLMPNPFTRRSAKTKTLHTLLREFRVSRASDPRDMVYALLGIASDIPLSDPNGLLLPDYSKTEAQLVQDLQAFLFFGDVEHHLGKIDDLRAFLALLPSLTDQTCRDSIAGGRVEDVKNFLRGGGQLGIVDAPSNALSSVKNERERLFVRDLSQFRNPNLMISGSGLESLFEQLDLREAKTLLDLCGGNLRISEEFVTAFRWNGRKRKNTKVLKFLLRQENSGVQVMQDGFAEMAAFCDAKTMRTVIERQEQAYHITSRLSLMAYLNEKHGRDIMTMLLTWKDDRVQVTDDGLLKTLELNDADVVGLLRWRGVPGVRVTGTGTNPSDPESSWTSTVTFEGDSTVCRREAEEVRRKLRESWEGVITANVGYTNNGIWEDLVAEF, encoded by the coding sequence ATGGCTCTCTTCGAGTATGAACCGCTGGACCTAGGTGTGAAATCCTTTCGACTTCTGATGCTTCaccccggcgccggcggtgaGGTGGCCTGTGACATCTTCCAGGCGAGCCTCGAAGCGGAAGACATCATTCCCTACGAGGCACTATCGTACGCTTGGGGGAGTAACGATCTGTCCGAGTCCATCACCGTGAATCGTAGGAGGCTTCCCATCACCAAGAGCCTGTTCCATGCCATGAATCATCTCCGGCGCGATGCAGGCAGAATACTGtgggtcgacgccgtctgcATCGACCAGAGCAACGTCGTGGAGCGAGGACACCAGGTGGGACAGATGGGCGACGTTTACAGGGAGGCGGAGCAGGTCCTCATATGGCTGGGGCCCTCGTCGTACGAGACCAAGATCCTGATGGACTTCTTGAGAGCCCTCTATCGAGACTCCTCTCGCCAGAAAGATGCGGGAGATCTCAGCCAGGCGCAAGAGAACTGGTTGTCCGCACAGCAGGACGCGGGCATCGGCCGGGCTGCTCTTGACGATATCCGACGGCAAGCCCTAACATCTCTTCTTGAAGAGCCCTGGTTCACACGGGTCTGGATCCTGCAGGAGGTCTCTCACGCCCGAGCTGCTTCCGTGTGCTGCGGCAGGTGGACCGCCCCGGCTCACATGCTCTTGAGCGCCGCAacgctcgtcggcgtcgacccaAGTCCTCAGTGCAGGGCTGTCTTGGACTTGATGCCGAATCCATTCACCAGAAGATCCGCAAAAACAAAGACTCTCCATACCTTGCTGCGAGAGTTCCGTGTGAGCCGAGCGAGCGACCCCCGTGACATGGTCTACGCTTTGCTCGGCATCGCCTCGGACATCCCCCTAAGCGATCCCAATGGACTGCTCCTGCCGGATTATTCCAAGACTGAGGCACAGCTCGTCCAGGACCTGCAGGCGTTTCTCTTCTTTGGCGATGTCGAACACCACCTGGGCAAGATCGACGACCTCAGAGCGTTCCTTGCCCTGCTGCCCTCATTGACGGATCAGACGTGCAGAGACTCCATCGCTGGTGGTCGGGTGGAAGATGTGAAAAACTTTCTTAGGGGAGGAGGGCAGCTTGGGATAGTAGACGCGCCCTCCAACGCACTTTCAAGTGTCAAGAACGAGAGGGAGCGGTTGTTCGTTCGAGATCTATCCCAATTCCGAAACCCCAACCTCATGATAAGTGGATCCGGTCTCGAGTCTCTTTTCGAACAGCTTGATCTGAGGGAGGCCAAAACTCTCTTGGACCTTTGCGGAGGGAACTTGCGAATTTCGGAGGAATTCGTCACTGCATTCAGATGGAATGGGCGGAAGCGAAAAAACACAAAGGTTTTGAAGTTTTTGCTCAGACAAGAGAACAGTGGTGTCCAAGTGATGCAGGATGGATTcgccgagatggcggcgtttTGCGATgcgaagacgatgaggacaGTCATTGAGCGTCAGGAACAGGCGTACCACATCACGTCGAGGCTGTCTCTCATGGCTTATTTGAATGAGAAACATGGACGGGATATCATGACGATGCTTCTCACGTGGAAAGACGACAGGGTGCAGGTCACTGACGACGGCTTGTTGAAAACTCTCGAACTCAATGACGCGGACGTTGTAGGATTGCTTCGCTGGCGCGGTGTGCCGGGTGTCAGAGTAACCGGCACTGGCACGAACCCCTCTGATCCAGAGAGCAGTTGGACCTCGACGGTGACCTTCGAAGGAGACTCCACCGTCTGTCGCCGTGAGGCGGAGGAAGTCCGCCGAAAGCTGCGAGAGTCTTGGGAGGGCGTCATCACAGCAAACGTAGGGTACACCAACAATGGAATTTGGGAAGACTTGGTTGCAGAGTTCTGA
- a CDS encoding Acetylornithine aminotransferase, which produces MAFRAPLRLQLAKCQPRLAVVSRMNNTRALSSATAAAAASSNLPEDVKSKITSQASVPNPDPTEDSASAALVREHAPFMVATYARPPPVFVKGQGSVLWDIENRQYLDFTAGIAVNALGHCDPELTKLLTEQGSTLMHASNLYYNPWTGALSKLLVEKTREAGAMHDVDSVFVCNSGSEANEAAIKFARKAAKVGQSSSDKFEVVSFNNAFHGRTMGSLSATHNPKYQEPFAPMLPGFKLGAFNDVAAINDVVTDKTCGVIVEPIQGEGGVTPATDEFLVALAKRCREVGAVLIYDEIQCGLSRTGTFWAHTHLPKEAHPDIITTAKALGNGFPIGATIVNSNVSEKIKVGDHGTTFGGNPLACRLAHNIVSRLADPGLQKAVATKADIFKARFDTLRQRFPDLIKEVRGRGLILGLQLTQDPTPIVKAARERGLLIITAGTNTLRFVPPLTITEEEIQQGLDILEEAISVTRS; this is translated from the exons ATGGCGTTCCGTGCCCCTCTGCGATTGCAATTGGCCAAGTGCCAGCCGCGCCTGGCCGTTGTCTCGCGCATGAACAACACCCGCGCGCTCTCCtccgcgaccgccgccgccgccgcctcctcgaacCTCCCCGAGGACGTCAAGAGCAAGATCACA AGCCAGGCCTCTGTACCGAACCCCGATCCGACCGAAGACTCGGCgagcgccgccctcgtccgcgaACATGCGCCCTTCATGGTCGCCACCTACGCCCGCCCTCCGCCCGTCTTCGTCAAGGGACAGGGCTCCGTGCTCTGGGACATCGAGAACAGGCAGTACCTCGACTTCACCGCTGGTATCGCTGTCAATGCCCTGGGGCACTGCGATCCCGAGCTCACGAAGCTCTTGACCGAGCAG GGTAGCACGCTCATGCACGCCTCGAACCTCTACTACAACCCCTGGACCGGTGCCCTCTCCAAGCTTCTAGTCGAGAAGACGCGCGAGGCGGGCGCCATGCACGACGTCGACTCCGTCTTCGTCTGCAACTCGGGCTccgaggccaacgaggccgCCATCAAGTTCGCccgcaaggccgccaaggtcgGCCAGTCCTCGAGCGACAAGTTCGAGGTCGTCTCCTTCAACAACGCCTTCCACGGCCGCACCATGGGCAGCCTGTCCGCCACCCACAACCCCAAGTACCAGGAGCCATTCGCGCCGATGCTGCCCGGCTTCAAGCTCGGCGCTTtcaacgacgtcgccgccatcaacgaTGTCGTCACGGACAAGACGtgcggcgtcatcgtcgaaCCCATCCAGGGTGAGGGCGGCGTCACGCCCGCGACGGACGAGTTCCTGGTCGCTCTGGCCAAGCGCTGCCGCGAGGTCGGTGCCGTCCTGATCTACGACGAGATCCAGTGCGGCCTGTCTCGCACCGGCACCTTCTGGGCGCACACCCACCTGCCCAAGGAGGCCCACCCGgacatcatcaccaccgcTAAGGCGCTGGGCAACGGCTTCCCCATCGGCGCCACCATCGTCAACAGCAACGTCTCGGAGAAGATCAAGGTCGGCGACCACGGCACCACCTTCGGTGGCAACCCCCTCGCCTGCCGCCTGGCCCACAACATCGTctcccgcctcgccgacccCGGTCTGCAGAAGGCCGTCGCCACCAAGGCCGACATTTTCAAGGCCCGCTTCGACACCCTGCGCCAGCGATTCCCCGACCTGATCAAGGAGgtccgcggccgcggcctcaTCCTCGGTCTGCAGCTCACGCAAGACCCCACGCCCATCGTCAAGGCGGCTCGTGAGCGCGGCCTGCTGATCATCACGGCCGGCACCAACACCCTGCGCTTCGTTCCTCCTTTGACCAtcacggaggaggagatccaGCAGGGCTTGGACATCCTGGAGGAGGCTATTTCCGTCACCCGCTCgtga
- a CDS encoding Cutinase, with translation MKVVDPTFSTKHQRIQQTQPLLIHAPHLHIQHNSRQIKARETMHRSAAAALLLALSGVASASPLAVVRPRQADFSGNQQDGLSGECKSTIVIFARGTTEGGNVGTIAGPPFFQALASQVGGNLAVQGVEYPADIPGFLAGGDASGSQMMASLTEKAITSCPGSSVIMSGYSQGGQLVHNGAAMLSPDTVAKVAGVVIFGDPFNGQAVQGVDATKTKIICHNGDNICEGGNQIRRAHLTYGNDAGEAAQFAASMKPAAAPAAA, from the exons ATGAAAGTCGTTGACCCGACGTTCAGCACCAAGCATCAGCGAATACAACAAACCCAACCGTTACTAATTCACGCCCCTCACCTGCATATACAACATAATAGCCGACAAATAAAAGCCCGGGAAACAATGCACcgctcagcagcagcagccctcctcctcgctctGTCGGGCGTGGCGTCCGCCTCCCCCCTCGCGGTGGTCCGCCCCCGCCAGGCCGACTTCTCGGGAAACCAGCAGGACGGCCTCAGCGGCGAATGTAAGTCGACGATCGTCATCTTCGCCCGCGGCACCACAGAGGGTGGCAACGTCGGGACCATCGCCGGCCCGCCCTTCTTCCAGGCGCTGGCGTCCCAGGTCGGCGGCAATCTAGCCGTCCAAGGCGTTGAGTACCCGGCCGACATCCCGGGCTTCCTCGCAGGCGGCGACGCCTCCGGCTCACAGATGATGGCCTCCCTCACCGAGAAGGCCATTACCAGCTGTCCCGGCTCGTCCGTCATCATGTCGGGCTACTCCCAGGGCGGCCAACTAGTACACAACGGCGCCGCGATGCTGTCGCCCGACACGGTGGCCaaggtcgccggcgtcgtcatcttTGGCGACCCTT TCAACGGCCAGGCCGtgcagggcgtcgacgccacAAAGACCAAGATCATCTGCCACAACGGCGACAACATCTGCGAAGGCGGCAACCAGATCCGCCGCGCCCACCTGACGTACGGcaacgacgccggcgaggcggccCAATTCGCCGCTTCGAtgaagccggcggccgcccccgccgccgcctga
- a CDS encoding Autophagy-related protein 27 — MHFPRLPRTEAAFLLALLMSPLPAASMLDCKHILVDDVSFNLGELAGPHSVVTSRWHPPTYTNTSYTVDICAPLKRKGDVKNEEQCPSFTRVCAIERNIHPGQDNKDEVEKVIPIAGELGDHGGRALDAKPERLKSSDSNSDAKKEGVRLILNGGSYPLGKSGRNQKAIIEFICDREKSGLEGEVKPEDQYDGSQFRAREDDKDGKDSKDGEDDGPSPEEKQILKPDSALIWNSYGPNEKNDMDVLRLTWHTKWACEDAFGKPPSEGGSGGDSSSHWGFFTWFIVLAFLGIAAYLIFGSWLNYNRYGARGWDLLPHGDTIRDIPYLVKDWTRSVLSTVNGSGSRGGYSAV; from the exons ATGCATTTCCCTCGACTCCCGCGGACAGAGGCAGCGTTCTTGCTGGCGTTATTGATGTCCCCGCTGCCCGCTGCCTCGATGCTGGATTGCAAGCACATCCTCGTGGACGATGTCTCGTTCAATCTCGGGGAACTGGCCGGGCCGCACAGCGTCGTGACCAGCAGATGGCATCCCCCCACCTACACGAACACGTCCTACACGGTCGACATCTGCGCTCCTCTCAAGCGCAAGGGAGATGTCAAGAATGAGGAACAATGCCCCAGCTTCACGAGAG TCTGTGCCATCGAACGTAACATCCACCCGGGCCAGGACAACAAGGACGAAGTCGAAAAGGTGATACCCATCGCTGGCGAGCTGGGCGACCACGGCGGAAGGGCTTTGGACGCCAAGCCCGAGCGACTCAAGTCGAGCGACTCCAACTCGGAtgcgaagaaggagggggtTCGGCTCATCCTCAACGGTGGCTCTTATCCTCTGGGGAAGAGCGGCAGAAATCAAAAGGCCATTATTGAGTTCATCTGCGACCGCGAGAAGTCGGGCCTCGAGGGTGAAGTCAAGCCCGAGGACCAGTACGACGGCAGCCAATTCCGAGCACGCGAGGATGACAAGGACGGCAAAGACAGCAaggacggcgaagacgacgggcCCTCGCCCGAGGAAAAGCAGATTTTGAAGCCCGACAGCGCCTTGATCTGGAATAGCTACGGCCCGAACGAGAAGAACGACATGGACGTCCTGAGGTTGACTTGGCACACCAAGTGGGCATGCGAAGATGCATTCGGCAAGCCGCCCAGCGaaggcggcagcggcggtgaCTCGAGCAGCCACTGGGGCTTCTTCACCTGGTTCATTGTTCT GGCTTTTCTCGGCATCGCGGCATACCTCATTTTTGGCTCCTGGCTGAACTACAACCGCTACGGCGCTAGGGGCTGGGATCTTCTGCCGCACGGTGACACGATCCGCGATATCCCTTACTTGGTTAAGGACTGGACCCGCAGCGTGCTGAGCACCGTCAACGGCAGCGGGAGCCGTGGCGGTTACAGCGCAGTCTAG